In the genome of Chthoniobacterales bacterium, one region contains:
- a CDS encoding arylsulfatase, whose protein sequence is MKILLLLTSALATSGFSALAAGPTPAAARPNIILLLTDDQGFPDVHRHGHPALNTPSMDRLADEGIRFTQFQVSGECAPTRASLMTGRNAFNVGVTCTFLGKYYLPEKVPTVAELLRDAGYQTAIIGKWHLGEHLPSRPQDKGFEYTYIHSGGALCGLQGDFWQNSYFNPTHLKNGRPLTARGFATDIQFDEAMRWLGKERNPDKPFFLYLATSAPHGPYTPPKEAMQRFLDLGYHKEVAGFYGLIENLDQNIGRLLNYLDETGLATNTMVIFMGDNGTAVSHMTEWGPLWNAGLKGGKSAGDEGGTRVPCFIRWPGRIQPGRISSELAAHYDILPTLLDIAGAKHPAPESLDGISLLDHLLRPARPLPDRVVHNIGHLFLPPTRDFEGVDYMNRVSARTRDFRMWRRGGLYAVQEDPGQTVNVAAEYPEVLKRLEASVTRFWEAGTNQALAPVHIHLGDPRQPVVMLSSVDWHPLQSGKEEFAIQKFAFWMGQGISQEMLDWQNKGRTPKTLEANRSRLNGYWNVFFTRPGTYEFRASIVPPAVRSMVHLKEGRVWLKVDGKTVAQAPVTAGSREAVLRWTVEKPFRGELQVVWSGQLPFECELGAFICDVSRVE, encoded by the coding sequence ATGAAAATTCTCCTCCTGCTCACCTCCGCGCTGGCGACATCCGGATTTTCAGCTTTGGCCGCCGGGCCGACGCCTGCGGCCGCCCGACCCAATATCATCCTGCTGCTCACCGATGACCAGGGATTCCCCGATGTGCATCGGCACGGGCACCCGGCATTGAACACCCCGAGCATGGACCGGCTGGCGGACGAGGGCATTCGCTTCACGCAATTCCAGGTCAGTGGGGAGTGTGCGCCGACCCGGGCGAGTTTGATGACCGGGCGAAATGCGTTCAATGTCGGGGTCACCTGCACGTTTCTCGGCAAATACTATTTGCCCGAAAAGGTGCCAACGGTGGCGGAACTGCTGCGGGATGCCGGCTACCAGACCGCGATCATCGGCAAGTGGCATTTGGGCGAACACCTGCCTTCGCGTCCGCAAGACAAGGGCTTTGAATACACCTACATCCACAGCGGCGGCGCGCTGTGCGGACTTCAGGGCGATTTCTGGCAGAACAGCTACTTCAATCCGACGCATCTCAAAAACGGCCGGCCGCTGACCGCCCGCGGGTTTGCCACGGACATCCAGTTCGATGAGGCGATGCGCTGGCTGGGCAAGGAGCGCAACCCGGACAAACCGTTCTTCCTGTATCTGGCCACCTCGGCACCCCACGGGCCCTACACGCCGCCCAAGGAGGCGATGCAGCGGTTTCTGGATCTCGGCTACCACAAGGAAGTCGCCGGATTTTACGGGCTGATTGAAAACCTGGACCAGAACATCGGGCGGCTCCTGAACTATCTGGATGAGACCGGCCTCGCCACGAACACCATGGTGATTTTCATGGGAGACAACGGCACCGCTGTTTCCCACATGACGGAGTGGGGGCCGCTCTGGAACGCCGGGCTGAAAGGCGGCAAGAGCGCGGGCGACGAGGGCGGCACTCGCGTGCCCTGCTTCATCCGCTGGCCGGGCCGGATTCAGCCGGGTCGCATCAGTTCCGAGCTGGCGGCCCACTACGACATCCTGCCGACGCTTCTTGATATCGCCGGAGCGAAACACCCCGCGCCGGAATCGCTGGATGGCATCAGCCTGCTCGACCACCTGCTGCGGCCGGCCCGGCCCTTGCCCGACCGCGTGGTCCACAACATCGGCCATTTGTTCCTTCCGCCGACTCGGGATTTCGAGGGCGTGGATTACATGAACCGGGTCAGCGCCCGCACCAGGGACTTCCGGATGTGGCGGCGCGGCGGGCTTTATGCGGTGCAGGAAGACCCGGGGCAGACCGTGAACGTTGCCGCCGAGTATCCCGAGGTGCTGAAGCGGCTCGAAGCCAGCGTCACCCGGTTTTGGGAGGCGGGCACCAACCAAGCACTGGCCCCCGTGCATATCCATCTGGGCGACCCACGGCAGCCGGTGGTCATGCTGAGCTCGGTGGACTGGCATCCGCTGCAGTCGGGCAAGGAAGAATTTGCGATTCAAAAATTCGCGTTTTGGATGGGGCAGGGGATTTCGCAGGAGATGCTCGACTGGCAGAACAAGGGCCGGACTCCGAAAACGCTGGAAGCAAACAGGAGCCGGCTGAACGGCTATTGGAATGTGTTTTTCACCCGTCCCGGAACCTATGAATTTCGCGCCAGCATCGTGCCGCCGGCCGTGCGCTCGATGGTCCACCTCAAGGAGGGCAGGGTCTGGCTCAAGGTCGATGGAAAGACCGTCGCCCAAGCGCCCGTCACCGCCGGAAGCCGGGAAGCCGTCCTGCGGTGGACGGTCGAGAAACCTTTCCGCGGCGAACTGCAGGTGGTCTGGAGCGGGCAACTCCCCTTTGAATGCGAACTGGGTGCCTTCATCTGCGACGTGAGCCGCGTTGAATGA